A single Longimicrobiaceae bacterium DNA region contains:
- a CDS encoding DUF402 domain-containing protein — translation MSRAEGRREIVTIRYRRLPDRETVFTQALVAEEGDCTVTFLPAAEVKRETVVDGRTVLEPGSPIVWFTYRDRWHDVGRFHRADGTFTGFYANVLTPVVFHGGTWETTDLCLDVWVGVDGRVEILDRDEFDAALAAGWIDARTAARALAEAESLAQAARAGTWPPPEVRAWTLPRARAAVADAP, via the coding sequence ATGAGCCGGGCGGAGGGGCGCCGGGAGATAGTCACCATCCGCTACCGGCGGCTGCCGGACCGGGAGACGGTGTTCACGCAGGCGCTGGTCGCGGAGGAGGGGGACTGCACCGTCACCTTCTTGCCCGCGGCGGAGGTGAAGCGGGAGACGGTGGTGGACGGGCGGACGGTGCTGGAGCCCGGCTCGCCCATCGTCTGGTTTACGTACCGCGACCGATGGCACGACGTGGGGCGCTTTCATCGTGCGGACGGGACGTTCACCGGCTTCTATGCGAACGTGCTGACGCCGGTGGTGTTCCACGGGGGGACGTGGGAGACGACGGACCTCTGCCTGGACGTGTGGGTAGGTGTGGACGGCCGCGTGGAGATATTGGACCGCGACGAGTTCGATGCCGCCCTCGCCGCAGGCTGGATCGACGCCCGCACCGCCGCCCGCGCCCTCGCCGAAGCCGAGTCCCTGGCCCAAGCCGCCCGCGCCGGCACCTGGCCCCCGCCCGAGGTGCGCGCCTGGACCCTCCCCCGCGCCCGCGCCGCCGTGGCAGACGCACCCTAA
- a CDS encoding thioredoxin domain-containing protein yields the protein MKRLSKGPRRGFLFNAGLAGILCITAASSACGQLVGRDAAANAASANLDSLMQRAENSRMKGPETARVTLIEVSDFQCPYCRQFFDSTYAKLDSAYIRTGKVRLVFMAFPLPGHREAYGAAKAAFCAGAQGKFWPMHDQLFSRQREWSGAADPAARFAGYAAGMQLDAGAYRSCVENDRVAPIILNDVMRASGAGIGGTPTFILNGKALSGAIPFSDLKQELDAALSAPAAPAPGATPPAAPPAGTRPGTPPAGAPPATPPPATPRP from the coding sequence ATGAAGCGACTCAGCAAGGGACCGCGCCGCGGCTTCCTGTTCAACGCCGGCCTGGCCGGCATCCTCTGCATCACCGCGGCGAGCAGCGCGTGCGGCCAGCTGGTGGGGCGCGACGCGGCCGCGAACGCCGCGTCGGCCAACCTGGACTCGCTGATGCAGCGCGCCGAGAACTCGCGGATGAAGGGCCCCGAGACGGCGCGCGTGACGCTGATCGAGGTGTCGGACTTCCAGTGCCCGTACTGCCGCCAGTTCTTCGACAGCACGTACGCCAAGCTGGACAGCGCCTACATTCGCACGGGTAAGGTGCGGCTGGTGTTCATGGCGTTCCCGCTGCCCGGCCACCGCGAGGCGTACGGCGCCGCCAAGGCAGCCTTCTGCGCCGGCGCGCAGGGCAAGTTCTGGCCGATGCACGACCAGCTCTTCTCCCGGCAGCGTGAGTGGAGCGGCGCCGCGGACCCGGCCGCGCGCTTCGCCGGCTACGCGGCGGGCATGCAGCTGGACGCGGGCGCCTACCGCAGCTGCGTGGAGAACGACCGCGTGGCGCCCATCATCCTGAACGACGTGATGCGGGCCAGCGGCGCGGGCATCGGCGGGACGCCCACGTTCATCCTGAACGGAAAGGCGCTCAGCGGCGCCATCCCCTTCAGCGACCTGAAGCAGGAGCTGGACGCCGCCCTCTCCGCCCCCGCCGCTCCGGCGCCCGGCGCCACCCCGCCCGCCGCGCCGCCAGCCGGAACGCGACCTGGCACACCGCCGGCCGGTGCGCCGCCCGCAACGCCTCCGCCAGCGACGCCGCGGCCGTAG
- a CDS encoding IS630 family transposase: MRCFFEDETRIGLHESGTGRRITAPGIKPIQLMLPRYEYLWFYGAVEPASGESFFLELPALDTRCFQAFLDEFSLAFPDTLNILVLDGASAHGAAALVIPDNILLARLPPYSPELNPAERVWLDLRHRLGDKLPASLDALACATAKILRDYTADALASLTNYGYPRLLGLHD; this comes from the coding sequence GTGCGCTGCTTCTTCGAGGACGAGACGAGGATCGGGCTTCACGAGTCGGGGACGGGGCGCCGCATCACGGCCCCGGGCATCAAGCCGATCCAGCTCATGCTTCCGCGCTACGAGTACCTCTGGTTCTACGGCGCGGTCGAGCCGGCTTCGGGCGAGTCCTTCTTCCTCGAGCTGCCCGCACTCGACACCCGCTGCTTTCAAGCCTTTCTCGACGAGTTCTCCCTCGCCTTCCCGGATACCCTGAACATCCTGGTTCTCGATGGAGCATCCGCACACGGCGCGGCAGCGCTCGTCATCCCGGACAACATCCTTCTTGCGCGTCTGCCACCCTACTCCCCCGAGCTCAACCCTGCGGAACGCGTGTGGCTCGATCTCCGCCACCGTCTGGGAGACAAGCTCCCCGCCAGCCTCGACGCGCTCGCCTGCGCCACCGCGAAAATCCTCCGCGACTACACCGCCGACGCGCTCGCCTCTCTCACCAACTACGGTTACCCCCGCCTCCTAGGATTGCACGATTAA